The sequence below is a genomic window from Cicer arietinum cultivar CDC Frontier isolate Library 1 chromosome 6, Cicar.CDCFrontier_v2.0, whole genome shotgun sequence.
aaaaacatcataaaCAATTGTGCATTTATTAatcaatcaatattttttctatttttttgacttattttatttttattataataataatgattttgtatttttattttaatttaattgtataaaatattgacactattagataatattttaacaaaaatttactaatatatatattgatatagattttaaactagtaaaatattgtattaaatacttacaaatactatattaaatattatattaaatagttaaaaaaatataaaaaaatctgaaTTTACAAATACTATTAGATCTGATTTGAGTCAGTCTAGATCATTATTATTTGTGTTGAGATATTGATAGTAAAAtagaaattgaaatatttttaattatttaatttaaataaaaatattatgataaatctgtatgaatataatatatacatTATACAAGATTCATCATATTTATCCTATTCacttaattgaaatattttaatataactgattttttttttttgaaaagctTAAATCATATATGATAATTAGTTGAGATTACGtcacatattaaaatttatctaaaataaaataattttcataattttaataaaaaattattttttaacaattaaaaattattacagatattttaataattcaatcaaaatttataatattaacttatttaataatatttaattactttCGAATAATATCCATCATCATTTTAGGAGTATctataacttttaattttgaaagtaattttttaaaataaaatagaaatatttttttttctttaatttaaaaagtagTTCTATTAAAACGATTTCGTGTTTTTCGTGTCTGTATTTTTATGCTCACTTCTATCGTCTCTTACTTTGCCATCACCCAAGACGACCGACCTTCCGACACTATTTTCCGACAACCCGGCCGGCACTGTCTTTTCTTTGTTCTCAATCGTTTAGTTCTGGTTCGTCTCTATTCATCCGtactaagttttttttttctcttatttattctTCTTTTATGCTGTTTCAATGGTTGTTTTGATTCTTAGTTTGAACATTTTAGTTTTGGgttgattatttttttgatttgttGTTTCATTGAATTTTTTCAAACATCGTGcctattttgtgaaggaggagaagggattttttttcaaaaattgtgacTTTTCTCTCTTACTTGAGATTCAGTTTCATGTGGATTTTGCACTTTAGTCTTGAAATTGTAACTtgcaattgtttttttaaagaatcttgattataatgaataaattattaatgtttatgcatgaaaaaatataatgatcaccagattttatttttatagttccTCCAGGGCACTAAATATCTAAATAGTTTATAGTTTATTGCGAAATAATAATGAGTTTTTGAAATTATGCTATGTTATAGCGCTACAGTGCTGCTATTTGACAGTGCTTGTTTGGTTTAATGATGGGATTAGTAAAATCACAATGAATTATTGTGATTTTGCAAAAGCTATAGTGTATGTCAATCTCATTGGGAAACAAACATGCTTAAAGTAGTTTGGATTTGAATCTTCTAAGTGACAAAAAGTTGTGTTGGAAACTTGGAATAACATTTCTCGGGTCTGTTAGGCTCGACTCAGATCAGTGGGGGAGTTCAATGTTATTTCGGTATACCAATGGTCTAGACTAAATGAAACcaaacattaaaacaaagtagCAAACATAAGGTTAGTTACATGAGATGAGAATGAGTTTCTTATTGTACAGCTTGGAAACAAATCAGTTATCATTTCTTTTTTCTATGTAGGAAAATTTTGGGATAAAAAAATGTTCATATTTGATAAAAGAATTGAATACTATGATGCTGTTCGTGGTTTTGGAGTAAtcttaatatcaaatttttgaaatctaGGGTTTNNNNNNNNNNNNNNNNNNNNNNNNNNNNNNNNNNNNNNNNNNNNNNNNNNNNNNNNNNNNNNNNNNNNNNNNNNNNNNNNNNNNNNNNNNNNNNNNNNNNNNNNNNNNNNNNNNNNNNNNNNNNNNNNNNNNNNNNNNNNNNNNNNNNNNNNNNNNNNNNNNNNNNNNNNNNNNNNNNNNNNNNNNNNNNNNNNNNNNNNNNNNNNNNNNNNNNNNNNNNNNNNNNNNNNNTGTTTGCATGAAGTGCGAGTTGAAACTTGATGACACAGTTATTATGTTGAATTTGTTACGTGAGATGAGAGTGGATATGTTATGGTACAGCATGGAGGGAAATTAACTATCATTTTGTCTTTTGTAggaatatttatttaatgtatttgacCAAATAATTGAATGCTATGATGCTGTTCTTGGTTTTGGAATTGTCTTTATCTCGAGTTTTTGAAATCTAGGTTTTTCGGATTTTTTTAATGAAGTGTGAGTTGTAACTTGATGACACAGTTGTTAGATTGAATGTTACCTCAGATGAGAATGAATTTGTTATGGTACAGCATGGAGAGAAATCGGTTATGATTTTGTTCTCTGTAGGAATATTTTGGAATAAATAAATGTCTATATATTTGACAAAAGAATTGAATACCATGATGCTAGTCTTGGTTTTGGAGTTATCTTTATGTCAACATTTTCAAATCTAGGTTTTCGTCTTTTTTGAATGAAGTGCGAGTTGTAACTTGATGACACCATTGTTGGATTGTTTTGACCTTTAACACTAGCATGTCACTTTAATAACTCAGTGCTGTTgggaataaaatttattaaaatttaatatttgtcacATTGTAGATAATTTATACATATTCCTGTTATAGAGGGTCCTATGATGTTAGTTTCTTCTGTCTCGTGTACATATATATTTCTCCTTCATCAGTTTCTTTTTAGAATCCGACTTGATTGGATTGTTCATTTTCTGGTGCTTCAGATAATTCACATTTGATGGATTCCAATAATTGGAGACCTAATCCGGGTACTGAACCCACTATTGACACAAGTGAGTGGAGAGCTCAATTGCAACCTGATTCACGCCAAAGAATTGTCAACAAAATGTAAGATTCAGTTTCAATCCATAGCATCTGTGTCACTTGCATTATCTAAATATGATGAACGGATTGCTTTTTGTTTGTAGAATGGACACATTAAAAAAACATCTTCCCGTTTCTGGTTCTGAGGGATTACTTGAACTTTGGAAGATTGCTCAAAGGTTTGAAGAGAAGATTTTTACTGCCGCAACAAGCCAGGTACGCTCATTATGAGTATTGTGGAGCCTCCATTTTCATTTATGGTTACTCATGCAATGCAACTATGTCGAGCATTGATTGTTTAACTCAGTTCTGGTGTTCCTTCTTTTCAGTCTGATTATCTACGGAAAATATCTATGAAAATGCTTACGATGGAGACTAAATCTCAAAGCTCCATTGCCAACAATATGCCTTCAAATGAAGGTGGTCCTAGCAACAAACCGCCCGATCAAggtaaaaatttattatctagGGATATGGTGATTGTTTTTGGATGTGGTACCAAAATTGGCAAaacctatttaattatttatgtatttaagtATTGAGAAATGTTTATTTAGATCCCTTAAACTTTGGGGCATTTGTAAAGTACCAGTGCAAACTGAAAGTAGCCTCATTTATTACCTAAACTTGTCATTACTCTAATAGATCCTTCTATCTAACTTAAGCTTGAGAGTTGCCATCTGGCAACTCTGTTGAATGTTTGCTGGAAGTTAAATAGAATTATCTATTGGAGTAATCATTCTGATTTTCTGAATTTTTCATGTTTGTCTGCTTACTAGTATCACACATTCTCTGCATGATTAAATAATGCTATATTGTATCCCTTTGTCTATTTTTTGAGATAATTTCTGCTTAAATCGGTGGGAAAAAAATTCAAACGACACACATAATGTTATTTCATCAACTGAATATGTGTATGTGCCAACTTTGAGTATTGATTAGTGTCAAAATCTGTTTCTAtttaatatccctcaagtatagAGATTCAGTTGAATAAGAGTACTACTAagaatttagttatatatgagtactaatagggatttagttatatatgagtactaatagggatttagttatatataagtactaataggatttggttgtttagtaatctagtatatatatatatatctgatgtattGCCAACAtatattcaattcaataaatatatttttactctaattcttgagaattagataaaaataatgaataaaaatgaGATCCAGTTAAAGTTCCTTATTTTACTTGGCATGATTTCTGAATTATATATCTAAGCcattaaagaatattttttctGATGTTTGATGAATTTAATTTCTTATTATTCCAGTATCctattaataaataaagtaacTGTATTCTagtgttttgtattttatttttcttttccctTCTCACTtgtgaaaacaatttttttcacaGGATTTGTTTTACAGTCTCAAGCTCTTAATCAAGGTCAGCAACATCCTAATCCTTTGCCTAGTCAGCACCAGCCTCGTCAGCAGCTTCTATCTCAGACCATTCAAAATAATGTTGCACCTCAACCTAACCTGCCCTCGGTATCCAGTTTATCGCAGAATTCTGGTCAGAATATTAACCAAAATTCCAACACACAACCTGGGCAGAATTCCGCAGGGAACACTATTGGCCATAATTCCAATGTACAAAGTATGTTTTCTGGTTCTCAGAGACAAATGCCAGGAAGGCAACAGGTTGTTCCCCAACAGCAACAGCAATCACAGAATCAACAACATATTCTTTATCCACAGCAGCTTCTGAAGCAAAAGTTTCAGATGTCTCAGatgcagcagcagcagcaacagCAGAATCTTCTGCAACCAAATCAGTTGCAATCATCTCAGCAATCTGTTATGCAGCCTTCAATGTTGCAATCATCTCTATCTAGTCTCCCGCAGAATCAGCAGTCTAACAATGTTCAACAGTCAACACAGTCCAGGCTTCAGCAACATTCCCAAATTATTCGGCAGCAACAGTTACAGCAACAGAATTCTATTGCTCATCAGCAACAAACACCAATGGCTCAACAACAGCAGCAGCAACAGCTTGTGGGGACTCAGTCAAATGCAACGAATGGGCCACATGCTCAGTTGCTTGGGCAACAGAACAATGTTGGGGATACACAGAAATCCCAGAGGTTGCTTTCTCAGCAGAATAATCTCATGAATCTGCAACAGCGGCAGCAGTTAATGAATCAGCAAAACAATCTAACAAATATACATCAACAACAGTTGGGAAATAATGTACCAGGGTCGCAACAGCAGCAACAACTATTTGGAACAGAGTCTGGCAACCAAGGCATCCAAACAAGCCATCATTCTGCACACATGCTGCAACAATCAAAGGTTTCAATGCAGCAACAATTACAACAAAATGCATCAAAGTTGTTGCCGTCTCACTTGCAGCAGTCCCAGCCACAGGCTTCACAGCAGCAGTTAATGTCGCAGATTCACAATCAGCCTACGCAGATGCAACAGCAACTGGGTTTGCAACAGCAGCCAAATACCTTGCAACGAGATATGCAGCAAAAACTTCAAGCATCAGGGTCCTTACTTCAACAGCAAAGTGTTCTTGATCAGCAAAAACAATTATACCAATCTCAAAGAGCTCTTCCAGAAACATCAACAAGTATGTACTTGCATCCATGTATTTATTTTGCTCTGTCATCATTTTCCTTATCAGTCAATGGCTTTATTAGCAAATGCAAAGCACTCTGGTAGAACTGGACCAAGTGATAAAGTGAAATAGGAAGAAGAGACAGAATATGGTGTATCATACTTTATGCAGACACTTTTGATTATTAACCTGCTATCATACTCATGTATTTTCTTAGCTTCGTATGTTCATGTGTCTTTCATATCGTATTTGTTGTTAGCTTCTGTGGATTCTACAACACAGACTGGACAACCAAGTGGGGTTGATTGGCAAGAAGAAGTTTATCAAAAGGTACTAAGATATTTTTCTCGTATCACTTTTATTTCCTCACTGATGTCTTGCAAGAACACGAGAAATTAGGCAAGTATGAACTCTTTTGCTTTTGGGAAAATTCATGAAGTTGTTCTTTTCATAATAGGTCTGAAACCTTTTATCCATTTTGTGCAATGTTTGAATGAATGATTTATGATTGTTGTTGAATGAGAAGAAAATATTGAGAGACATgttgaataacccgtgtgtttaAACTACGCAGCGGAAGCTCTTTATATAGATTTTATGTGATAAATACTCAATGACAGGAATATTTACAGACGATAGGAATACTTATagactttctttttatttacatactaatattttattttcaacactccccctcaagctgaaGCATATAGATCAAATTCACtcagcttgttacatatataactaattctaggacctTGCAATGACTTTGTAAAAACATCTGTCAACTGATCATTAGAATTGACAAAGCTAGTGATGATGTCGCCCGATTCAACCTTTTCTCTAACATAACATCAGTCtatctcaatatgtttggtcctctcatgaaaaacaggatttgaggcaatgtgcaatgcaacttgattatcacataGTAGTGTCATTGGGTTgacctcttcaaattgaagttaaGTTATTTTAGTAACTGTTTCAATAagatgagttcacatgttactagtgtCATGGCCCTGTATTATGCCTCAATGCTGGATCTTGtaacaacattttgtttcttgctcttccaagatattaaatttcctccgacaagtacacaatacccagaCGTGGATCATCTATCAATGGGTGAGTTTGCTCAATTAGCATCGAGTAACCAACTATTTGAGTATGTCctctatcttcataaatgagaccttTTTCAGGTGtgcttttgatgtatttaagaatccgaattacaacatccatatgttcttgacaaggagaatttaagaattgGCTTACCACACTGACAACAAATGAAATGTCAGGACAGGTgactgtgagatagtttaattttccaaccaatcttctatatcttcctgaatctgatAGAGGCTCCCCTGATTAggtaggagtttgacatttggatccataggagtatcaactGGCTTGACATTTAATAGACctttttcttctaaaatatcCATAACATATTTTCTTGGTGACTTTACAAGGTCATCATTGCATTGGGCTacctcaaaattcaaaaaataacgGATTTTACCGAGGTCTTTAGTCTAACTGATTAgaaaaatgttgtttcaatTGGAGTATTCCTtgttgatcactaccagttatgacaatgtcatctacataaataataagatagatgcaccctTGGGCTGAGTGACAATAAAATACAAGGTGACGGCTTAACTACGAATCATACCAAACTCTTGTACTACCAGTTGAATCTGtcaaaccaagctctaggagactgtttaagaccataaaaggacctgtgtagccgacaaaccatggtgaaaaactccccctgagcaacaaaccctggtggttgctccatataaacttcctcttcaagatcaccgtgcaaaaaaacatttttaatgtcaagttgatggAGAGACTAATGTCGAATTGCTGCAATGGAGAAAAACAGTCTGACTGATGCCATTTTGGCAACATGTGAGAAGGTATCGCTGTAATCCAATTCAAAAATCTGAGTATATCCCTTGGCTACCAAACGAGCCTTAAATCGATGAATCTTACTATCAGGGCCAACCTTCACTGTATAGAGTCAATGACAACCAACTAAAGACTTCTCTTGAGGTAAAAGGACCAGTTTCCAAGTACCACTGCTTTGTAAagcacacatctcatcaagcattgcttgcctccactcagggtgggataatgcttcacctatagatttaggaatagaaacataAGGCAAAGAAGGCAAACAAGTGTAATGCAAGGGAGAAAGAAgatgataacacaaatcaatataatgaggagatgGATTACGTGTTGTGGGAATATTCTTATGAAGAGCAACGGGAAGGTCATGCTCAGGTGGTAGGGCCGGATTCGGTGGTGGCGTCGGAGGAGAGTCTGTAATGGAAACAGGAACAGGCACAACAAAGGGTGGACAACGACGatgatatgtttgtagtggtcgTGCAGGTTGGGAGGCAGACTCGACAGGTTCGATAGGAATAAGAGTGGGCTGAATAGGGATAACTACTTGAGGAGGTTCGGGATTAATATTCTGATGGGGCTCAATAGCTATATGGGTTGGTTCAAAATATGGTACAGACTCGAAATACGTAACATCAATTGATGTAACGTATCGGTGTAGTGTAGGAGAATGACAACAATATCCTGTTTGGGACCAATGATATCCGagaaagacacacttgagtgaTCGAGCTGACAGTTTGTCCAAACTAGGAGATAAATTGTGAGCAAAACACATGGAAACAAAGACACAAGGTTGTAATGGGTGAAGAGGGGTATGGGGAAACATGACCGAATGAGGGATATTGTCATCAGATGGCATGCGGTTGATAAGGTAACATGCTGTTAAGACTGCATCCCCCCAAAATGGAATGGAACATTACCATGGAGAAATAAGGTTCGTGTGGTTTCAATGAGatgccgatttttgcgttcAACATCTCATTCGTCGAAAAACATCTTTAGCATGATATTTGAAATCTCATGCTGTGCAACTATAAAAACATCTGTTGTTTGACCACAGATAATAAATTCAGTTCTATGTCtaagttatttgtttttattaccACCCCTTTGTCCTCTGTTAGTTAATATGCCATCCTTCCATTCAAATAGTGTCTAATAATTAGTCTGATTCTGATGCCATGTTTATATGTTTTGCATTGCTTCAGTAAAAGTTGGTGTCACTGTTAACTTTAGACATCATGTCAATTTAAGCATGAAAGTGAAACTTGCAATTTTTTATACCTAACAATAATAGGGAAAGATAAAACCAGAACCGAAAAAAACCTCTTGTATCATCTCTAGAAGAGTTAATGCAGCAGTGATATAGATGTTCTTTATAAGGGGTTTCAAGGTTACTAATGTCTTGATTATTTGATTTTGTCCGTTTCAATCTACAGATGCAAACTATGAAAGAAAACTATTTGCCAGATATGAATGAAATGTGCCAGAAAATTTCTCTGAGACTTCAGCAGGTATGTTCACGATTCAATTTTAAGTTTTGACTAGCCATTTTTAAATGAATTCATTGATAAAACGGGATTTCCGTTCCAATAATGGTGGTAAACACTAAAATCTGCAGCCTGTTCTTGGCAGCAAATGGAATAAAGCCTTAACTCCATTCTGGAATAAAATGCTTTATTCCTGTGTTTGCTAATAATTTATGGGTGATGCAAgaatagaaatttaaaatgttagatAACAGAGGAGAAGCTGTTAATATATCTTTGGAACCTAAAAGCATTCAATACTTATGATTTCAGTAACCCAGAGGATTTATTCATAGAAATAAAGTACAATGATCGGtgttaaattcttcgtaaatcATAATAACAAGTTTGTCGAACACCTGTTGCGTTAAATGCCATAATTTACTCtctttaatccaatttccactTTTATTTATCAGCATGATTCTAATCCTCAACAACCAAAGTCAGATCAGATTGAAAAACTGAGGGCATATAAAATGATGTTGGAACGCATGATAGCAATCCTACAGATTCCGAAGAACAGCATTTTGCCTAGTTTCAGGGAAAAATTAGGATCATATGAGAAGCAGATCGTAAATCTCATAAATTCAATTAGGCCTAGGAGAAGCGGGTCTTCACTGCAACCAGGACAGCTTCCCCCAACTCATGTTCCCTCCATGCAACAGTCACAATCTCAAGTTACTCCAGTACAGTCTCATGAAAACCAAATGAACTCTCAGTTGCAGCCATCAAATTTACAGGGTTCTGCAGCAACAATACAGCAGAACAATATTGCGAGTTTGCAGCACAACTCTATGTCTGGTTTACCAACAGGACAACAAAATATGTTGAATTCAATTCAACCTAGTACTAATTTAGATTCTGGACAAGGAAATTCCGTGAACTCTCTGCAACAGGTTCCAGTGAGCTCCCTTCAACAAAAAGCTGGTAGTACTCCTCAACAAACCAACATCAATTCATTACCATCACAAGGTGGGGTAAATGTGTCGGGTTCCACTATGCTTCAGAACCAAANNNNNNNNNNNNNNNNNNNNNNNNNNNNNNNNNNNNNNNNNNNNNNNNNNNNNNNNNNNNNNNNNNNNNNNNNNNNCAATATCAGCAGCGACAATTGTTGCAGAGGCAGCAAATCCtacagcagcagcagcagctaCACCAGCCAGCAAAGCAACAGCTGTCTGCACAACTGCAGACACATCAAATGCCTCAGGTTAACCAAATGAGTGATataaatgatatgaaaatgcGACAAGGAATGAGTGTTAAACCAGGGGTATTTCAGCCACATCTTACATCAGGTCAAAACTCAGCTTATTCCCATCCACAGTTGAAACAAGGGGGTCCATTTCAGGGTTCTTCACCCCAACTCCTTCAGGATGCGTCTCCTCAAATTATGCAACATTCATCTCCCCAAGTTGACCAACAAACTCATCTCCCGTCGCTGACAAAAGTTGCAACTCCTCTGCAATCTTCTAATTCACCTTTTATTGTCCCAACCCCGTCACCTCCCATGGCTCCGTCACCTATGCTAGGAGATTCTGACAAGTCCATTCCTGGTGTTTCATCATCAAATGCAGCCAATGCTGGACAACATACAGGGGGTGCAGCAGCACCAGCTCAATCCCTTGCCATTGGGACTCCTGGGATATCAGCATCTCCTTTATTGGCAGAATTCAGTGGCCCAGATGGTGCTTATGGTAATGCTTTAGCAGCTACTTCTGGGAAGTCAACTGCAGAGCAGCCTCTTGAGCGCCTAGTCAGAGCGGTTAGTCTAACAAGCTGTTCATATGCTAGCTCGATCAGTTGTTTTACGtgcaattttttattagatGTGACAAGTTAGAGAGAGAAAAGGTTCCTTAATTACTCTATTGTCTCATGTTTGGAGTTATTATATATGACAATTTTATGTCTAAATGATGGTTCCAGGTGCAATCAATGTCAACTAAAACATTAAGTGCCGCTGTCAATGATATTAGTTCAGTTGTCAGCATGACTGATAGGATAGCAGGATCAGCTCCAGGTAATGGATCCAGAGCAGCTGTTGGTGAAGATTTGGTTTCCATAACTAATTGTCGTCTTCAGGCTAGAAATTTTACTACTCAAGATGGGAGTAATGGAACCAAGAAGATAAAGCGCTACATCAGTTCTAGACCCTTAAAAAATGTGTCATCTGCTGGAAGCATGAATGATAGTATCAATCAATTTTCTGCTTCAGAGGCTTCTCAACAGAAGTCAACTGCATCCTCTAATTTCACGAAGCCAAAGGCTGAGGTactaaattatatgtttttaactgttacattttattttataattggtATGAAAATATCTTTTCCTGTCTACGATCTTTGTTCATTGGCTGGATATTGTGCGTTATATGGGtttgtgtggattatagacacgTTTTTTACATGTTATCTACATCACTTCTGCACCCTTTTAATGTACAACCCTTCCTAAATGAATATTCAAGTGTTTCTCTATATTCTTTCATGACTGAAGAGAATAGTTAGGGACAGTTAACGTAGTTAGCTGGCTAATTAAAGTGAATTAGCtacaaaataaattgaaagatGTAAGGGAAGAGGGAGATCCTTCTGTTTGATAAGCATTTGAGTGAACAGAGTAATGGCTCTGTTGTCGAAGGGGAAATCCGTATAGGAGAGTTTGAGGTCGTTCATTCAATCTGGATACTGATTAAAAAATGGTTAATTAGAGTGTAATTATTTTTACACACTTGATTCATTGCTAGCAAACTACTATGTAGTTCCACGTTTTCTCTTAAATTAGTGTTTAATAACTGATCTGATGTTTTGGTCTTTGGCTCTGACTATAGACTTTATGCGAGTTGTGCGGCAGGTTAGTCATGCCCTTTTGGAAGAAATACGGC
It includes:
- the LOC101506124 gene encoding mediator of RNA polymerase II transcription subunit 15a-like, producing MDSNNWRPNPGTEPTIDTSEWRAQLQPDSRQRIVNKIMDTLKKHLPVSGSEGLLELWKIAQRFEEKIFTAATSQSDYLRKISMKMLTMETKSQSSIANNMPSNEGGPSNKPPDQGFVLQSQALNQGQQHPNPLPSQHQPRQQLLSQTIQNNVAPQPNLPSVSSLSQNSGQNINQNSNTQPGQNSAGNTIGHNSNVQSMFSGSQRQMPGRQQVVPQQQQQSQNQQHILYPQQLLKQKFQMSQMQQQQQQQNLLQPNQLQSSQQSVMQPSMLQSSLSSLPQNQQSNNVQQSTQSRLQQHSQIIRQQQLQQQNSIAHQQQTPMAQQQQQQQLVGTQSNATNGPHAQLLGQQNNVGDTQKSQRLLSQQNNLMNLQQRQQLMNQQNNLTNIHQQQLGNNVPGSQQQQQLFGTESGNQGIQTSHHSAHMLQQSKVSMQQQLQQNASKLLPSHLQQSQPQASQQQLMSQIHNQPTQMQQQLGLQQQPNTLQRDMQQKLQASGSLLQQQSVLDQQKQLYQSQRALPETSTTSVDSTTQTGQPSGVDWQEEVYQKMQTMKENYLPDMNEMCQKISLRLQQHDSNPQQPKSDQIEKLRAYKMMLERMIAILQIPKNSILPSFREKLGSYEKQIVNLINSIRPRRSGSSLQPGQLPPTHVPSMQQSQSQTHQMPQVNQMSDINDMKMRQGMSVKPGVFQPHLTSDGAYGNALAATSGKSTAEQPLERLVRAVQSMSTKTLSAAVNDISSVVSMTDRIAGSAPGNGSRAAVGEDLVSITNCRLQARNFTTQDGSNGTKKIKRYISSRPLKNVSSAGSMNDSINQFSASEASQQKSTASSNFTKPKAEVSHALLEEIRQINCRLIDTVVDICDEDVDPTIASVTAAEGAEGTIVKCSFIPVALSPSLKCHYASLQSPIQPLRLLVPQNYPNCSPIFLDKLPVESCKGNADLTEKAKLKFSVALRSVSQPFSVKDIAKTWDSSARGAVSDYAQQFGGGTFSSKYGTWEDCLAA